Proteins from a genomic interval of Scomber japonicus isolate fScoJap1 chromosome 10, fScoJap1.pri, whole genome shotgun sequence:
- the glrx3 gene encoding glutaredoxin 3 encodes MANLVEATNQQQLEGFLAKAGKCLTVVHFQAAWAPQCGQMNEVMAVLAKEHPHTTFVKLEAEAVPEVSEKYEVASVPTFIFFKGGENVDRLDGAHAPELTKKVQLLAVTGSAGESAESKTTELNQRLKKLINAAPCMLFMKGSPQEPRCGFSRQIVALLKEHSIQFSSFDILSDEEVRQTLKTYSNWPTYPQLYANGELVGGLDIVKELAESGELENTCPKAVSLEHRLKTVINQSAVMLFMKGNKEAAKCGFSRQIIELLNGTGVFYDTFDILQDEEVRQGLKTYSNWPTYPQLYVKGELIGGLDIVKELKESGDLQSVLKGES; translated from the coding sequence atggcgAATCTCGTGGAGGCGACGAACCAGCAGCAGCTTGAAGGTTTTTTAGCCAAAGCTGGAAAATGCCTGACAGTGGTGCATTTCCAGGCAGCGTGGGCTCCTCAGTGCGGCCAAATGAACGAAGTGATGGCCGTGCTGGCGAAGGAGCACCCGCACACCACGTTTGTGAAGCTGGAAGCGGAAGCAGTGCCGGAGGTGTCGGAGAAGTATGAAGTCGCATCGGTGCccactttcattttcttcaaaGGAGGGGAAAATGTGGATCGACTGGATGGCGCACATGCTCCAGAGTTGACCAAGAAGGTACAGCTCCTAGCAGTCACTGGAAGTGCTGGTGAAAGTGCAGAAAGTAAGACCACAGAGCTGAACCAGCGGCTGAAGAAGCTCATCAATGCTGCACCTTGCATGCTCTTCATGAAGGGGTCCCCGCAGGAGCCCCGCTGCGGCTTCAGCAGGCAGATAGTGGCCCTGCTGAAAGAGCACAGCATCCAGTTCAGCAGCTTCGACATCTTGTCCGACGAGGAGGTCAGACAGACGCTGAAGACCTACTCCAACTGGCCCACCTACCCTCAGCTCTACGCCAACGGGGAGCTGGTGGGAGGCCTGGACATTGTGAAGGAGCTGGCTGAGTCTGGGGAGCTTGAAAACACTTGCCCAAAAGCTGTCAGCCTGGAGCACCGCCTGAAGACCGTTATCAACCAGAGTGCGGTCATGCTGTTCATGAAGGGCAACAAGGAGGCTGCAAAATGTGGCTTCAGCAGGCAGATAATAGAGCTTTTGAACGGCACCGGGGTGTTTTATGACACCTTTGATATTCTGCAGGATGAAGAAGTGCGTCAGGGTCTCAAGACATACTCTAACTGGCCCACCTACCCTCAGCTATACGTGAAAGGAGAGCTGATCGGAGGTTTGGACATAGTCAAGGAGCTGAAGGAAAGCGGAGACCTGCAATCAGTGCTGAAGGGGGAGTCGTAG